A stretch of DNA from Streptomyces spiramyceticus:
GGCATTGACGCGGATGGAGTGCCGGCCGAGTTCGGTGGCGAGCGTCCTGGTGAGCTGGACGACGGCAGCCTTGGCCGCGCTGTAGCAGAGCAGGCCGGGGCTCGCGGCGTCGACGGCGCCCGATGCCATGGTGATGATGCTGCCGGGGGTTTTGGCGGCGATCATGGCGCGGGCCGCCTCCTGGCATGCGTACAGCACACCCTTGAAATTGACCGCCAGGACGCGGTCGAGGTCCTCGTCGCGGGTCTCCAGGACCGGGCTGGAGTGCATGATTCCGGCGATGGCCGCGAGGATGTCGAGCCGCCCTGCTGCGGCGACCGCCTCGGCGAGCCGGGCGCGGTCGGTGACGTCGAGGGGGTGGGGATGTGCGGTGCCGCCTGCCTTGGTGATCAGGGCGGTGGTCTCGTGGAGGCCGTTCTCGTCGCGGTCCGCGCAGTGGACGCTCGCACCGGCCTCCGCCAGGAGCAGCGCGCTCGCCCTGCCTATGCCGCTCGCGGCGCCGGTTACCAGTGCGGTGCGGCCGGTGAGGTCGTACGCCTTGAGGGGCATGGGGGGACGGTACGGCTGGACCTGACGGGGCGTCAACTATGGGGTAGGGCCCAACTGGCAGCGCGGGCACCAGTACGTGGGGCGGGCGCGGGTGCCGTCGCCCTGGTCGGCGACGCGGATCGGGGCGCCGCAGCGCAGGCAGGGGCGGCCTTCGCGGCCGTACACGTACAGGGGTGGGGTGAGGGCGCGGAGGGTGGTGCGGCGGCGGGGGCTGTCGCGGTTTGCCTCCAGGAGGCGCTTGGCGGCGGCGACGAGGCGGTCGGGGGCGGGGAGTTCGCCGATGGGGAGCCATGGGGTGGCGCGGGCGAAGAAGCAGAGCTCCGACTTATACACGTTGCCGATGCCGGCGAGGTTGCGCTGGTCGAGGAGGGCTTCGCCGAGGGGGCGGGCGGGGTCTTCCAGGAGGCGCCGGAGGGCTTCGTCGGCGTTCCAGTCGGGGCCGAGGAGGTCGGGGCCGAGGTGGCCGACGGCCTCTGCTTCGTCCTGGGTGCGGATGAGTTCCAGTACGGGGAGGCGGTAGCCGACGGCGGTGTGGTGGGCGGTGCCGAGGATGGCGCGGATCTGGTGGGCGGGGCCGCCGCGCCAGGGCTCTCCGGCGGCGTAGACCTTCCAGGCGCCGTCCATGCGGAGGTGGCTGTGGAGGGTGAGGCCGCCTTCGATACGGGCGAGGAGGTGCTTGCCGCGCGGGGTGACGTCCAGGACGGTGCGGCCGGTCAGGTCGGCGGTGGCGAATCGGGGGACGCGCAGGTCGAAGCGGGTGAGGGGGCGACCGGCCAGGGCGGTGTGCAGGCGATGGGCGGCCTGCCAGACGGAGTCTCCTTCGGGCATGGGTCCATGATGACCCCCTGGGATGCCAGACCCTGGGGCGCGGGCTTCCAGGTGCCTTGGGGAGGGCTCGGCGGGACTCCCTCGGGGTCTCCAGAGGCGCTCTTTGGGGCCGTTCTGGGGCGCCGGGAGACGCTCTGTGGTGGTGGGTGGGCTCGCGGGGTGGGGTGGCGGGCCCAGGGGCCCCAGGGAGGGCCCCGATGAGCGTTTGCGGGCGCCGCGGGAGTGCGCCGGGGCCTGGGTGGGCCCTGGCCGGCCCTGGAAACTCTCACCAGGCGGGCGGAGGCCTGGGAGGTCTCGGGTGGCCCGGGTGGCGAGCAGGGGCTAGAGCTGGCTACGGACTCGGGGCGGGCGCTGCACGGGTTCCGGCCGGGCGGGCACTCTTCCGGCTCTGGCCGGAGGCAGCTTTGGCTCCCGGCCACGGTCAGCGAGTGCCTGGGCTTTCGCCCCCGGTCAGGGCGGGCATTTGGTTCCAAGGCGAGTGCAGGGTGAGGCGCCGGATCCGGGCTCCTGGTAGTGGCGGTCGCTGGCTGGGCGTGTGTGGCGGGCGGGACGTTACGGGCGGAGGCGGAGGCCTCGGGGGGTGGCGTGGAAGCCGGCTGATTCCAGGGTTTGGCCCAGGGGGGACGTCAGGGCCGGGGTGCCGTTGGTGCGTTCTACCGTGATGGTGCCCAGGGCGCCTTCGCGGGCCGCCGTGGCCAGCGCTTCGGCCGCCGCGGTCATGCGGGGGTCCGGTGACGACGCGTCGTTCCGGTCGGTGGGCCAGGCCAGCAGCGTTTTGCCGCCGCGCTCCATGTACATGGTCAGTTCGCCGTCCACCAGGACAACCAGGGCTCCCGCCTTGCGGCCGGGCTTGTGGCCCGCTTCGGCGGGGGGATCGGGCCAGGGCAGGGCAGCGCCGTACGCATTGGCCGGGTCCGCCGCAGCGAGGACCACCGCGCGGTTCGGGGACTCCGCGTCTGCGCGCTCACGTGCGGTGGCGGCCGCGCGGAGGCGGTCGACCGCGCCGTCCATGGCGAACTGGGCGGCGCCGAGGCCCTCCACGACGTAACCGCGCCGAGCCTGCCCGCTGTCCTCGAAGGCCG
This window harbors:
- a CDS encoding SDR family NAD(P)-dependent oxidoreductase, coding for MPLKAYDLTGRTALVTGAASGIGRASALLLAEAGASVHCADRDENGLHETTALITKAGGTAHPHPLDVTDRARLAEAVAAAGRLDILAAIAGIMHSSPVLETRDEDLDRVLAVNFKGVLYACQEAARAMIAAKTPGSIITMASGAVDAASPGLLCYSAAKAAVVQLTRTLATELGRHSIRVNAVAPGWIRTPMTDRHDAALQHQAEAAMVRMSPLGRVGEPEDIAHAVLHLASDASLFTTGQILRPNGGVAMPW
- a CDS encoding Fpg/Nei family DNA glycosylase produces the protein MPEGDSVWQAAHRLHTALAGRPLTRFDLRVPRFATADLTGRTVLDVTPRGKHLLARIEGGLTLHSHLRMDGAWKVYAAGEPWRGGPAHQIRAILGTAHHTAVGYRLPVLELIRTQDEAEAVGHLGPDLLGPDWNADEALRRLLEDPARPLGEALLDQRNLAGIGNVYKSELCFFARATPWLPIGELPAPDRLVAAAKRLLEANRDSPRRRTTLRALTPPLYVYGREGRPCLRCGAPIRVADQGDGTRARPTYWCPRCQLGPTP